TTCGACATACAAACTGAAAAACTCGGAAAGGGACGGAGGCTGAAACCCCCAACTTCACACCTACCCAGATCTTGCTTGGACACGCCCATGTGGCATGTAGTACTTGGAATGAGACTTTGTGAGTTACGTCTTCTGAAAGTCTAAGGTGCTCAAATACTCGGGATGATTATTCGGTGAACAacccacacatacacacacacctacGTACACACCTACGTACACACACGCGAACAGGCATTGTTGTGTGCACAATGTTCCAAACCTATACTTTCTTCACCAGACAAAGTCACTTATTAATGTACAAGCTTTTTCTGGCGTTTTTAACTGTCAAtaccacaataacgttgtcatttAGAGTTCTTAGCCACTTTATGAACTCGGGGGCTTAGCCATCTCAGTGAGGAAATAAAATGGTGCTGTTTTCTGCAAATTTTGTCAAAAAGGTGAACAACTGGCACTTATTCTTTTTGCCTCCCCCCTTCTTCTTTTCGTGTTCACATCCTACTGTGCAACACTGATGCTCCATTTGTCTCACGTACCCCTCTTTATGTCAACGTAGCCTCCTGCGCcccttcgttctttttttttttttccccgtctTCGCGAACAAGCGTACTTTGTCTCCACTCCCCTTATAAGTGCTTCCACCCAAACTTACGAGTGAAGTGAGAATCCTTCCCtttgttttcttcaatttttcTCAGGTATCCGTCAATGAAATCTTTGTCCAAGTGTTCCTCCATAGCTCCTTCGCGTTCCCGCACTTCATTTCTGCAACAGATGATGTAGAAATTACTGGTGTTGTCCACCAACGCTTGAAATTTTCGCCATTTCTTCGAACGTTTACTTTAACACTCAACAGTATTTGGGGTATTCAAGGTTTTGTTTTGCCAGAACACTGTCCTAACGACCACACTTTCTTCGTGGTATGGTATTTCTTATTAGTGCTACAGCAGTACAATGCTGCGCGAGTATGCACTACACGTAATGGCAGCGTCCCTTTTACCGTAACTAAATACATTGAGACATTATCGTATCGTCGTGCCGATCACATGTTGTATTATCTTACTTCTAAATCATTTTGGAGTTTTCTGAGGAGAACACCAAGCACAAAATGAAGGATCAAGTGGTATATACATAGCGTGGAGAGATACGCTTTTTTGTTAATTGGATATAGAGTCAATTCAGATCATTGGTGTCTGCCGAGTATAAGATGCGCCTTTGAAACAAAATGTAAAGCTTCAAAAGAGAAAAGCAGGCTGCTTTAGAACCCATTGCCATCCAAGTGGCTGCACCGCGTTAAAGAAGGGCTGTGAAATGACAGGTGGCGCTTTCCAGTCGGAGATTGTTATAGAGAAGGGAAAATAACGCGAAGCATGGGCAGACAAAGCGCTACAGGAGAGGCGGACAGCATTGTTTGGTTGACTTTGGgaagaacttttttttattcagacATTATTCTTAAGCCTGCTTTTGTTAGTTTTTCGCTTCAGCTGTAAGTATTGTCAACCAACCGGAAATTCCCGAACTTCATAAGTTCTCTCGCCTGATAAATCGGCTCAGCTCTTGCAGGACAGACTTCATGGCGTACAACTGTGTGGTTGGCAGGTGCGCTGCCACGTAGCGAAGTGCCGGCAGAAAATCCGTGAGGGAAAAGAAGTGGGCTTCGCGCAGCAACTTGCTCAGCATTCTCTCGACGTGTCGCCCCTTCGGATCGCCCAGTTCGTAGCGTTCGCCGAAAACCAGAGCTGTGATGTTGTTAGCGACACTGGATGCGAGCGTGTGGGCCACCAGCATTGGCTCTTTCTTGCCTGATGCGAGCACAGCCATAAAGCTCTGCACCTCTTCCTGATAGAGAATGAAATGCAGAATAGTTGTCAACGACGTGAGCGCTCGTTTGCGCTGTAGTTTCCGCATTAATGTGACAAACAATTAGGATGAGTAATTGCTGTCGGGGCACTATTTCCCTCCCTTGTCTTCTGCGAAGTTGTTTCTTTATTACAATACTGAAACTTACTAAAACCTTGCTTTCGAAAACAGTGGCAATATTTTCGCGCACGTCTCGTGTTAGTTAACATTTGTCTTGGTTAAGATTATTTGTAGCACTgtggacaaaaagaaaatgacctaGACAATTACAAGAAGTGAATAAGAATGTAGCCTCACGACACCTGCAGTGCAAAGCAAGAATGTATTTCATGAATAACGTAATCACAGGCGTTGCCGAATGTTTCTCGGAGGTTTTGAGGAAGGGTTCAACCACCACTTCGCACGTCGttgctgttgtttttgttgttgtttttgttgttgttgatgatgatgatgatgatgatgatgatgatgatggtgtgtgcgtttgtgtgtgtgtgtgtgtgtgtgtttgtgtgtgcgtgtgtgtgtgtgtgtgtgtgtgtgtgtgtgtgtgtgtgtgtgtgtgtgtgtgtgtgtgtgtgtgtgtgtgtgtgtgtgtgtgtgtgtgtgtgtgtgtgtgtgtgtgtaaactcgctgagaaaatgtttttctTTGAGGTGGAGGGAGGGGGCAGGGAAGGGTTTCTGGGATGCCCTACCCATCACGGTAGTTTAGTGGTTACAGTGGTCGACTGCTGACTTGATCCTCGCGGGTTGGAATCCTAGTCACATCGGTCGCATTGTCACGTAGGTGATATGCGCTATGTCCATGCACTAAGATTTAGCTGCACGTCACAGaatcccaggtagtcgaaatttcccgtcctccactgcagcgtcccACATAATCCTATCGGGGTGGTTTTTGGATGTGAAATCCAAACAAGGAATAATGAATGTAATCAACCATAATCGTGTGTAGGCTTTTTCATTAGAGGGGTCGGGTGTTAGCGCAACAGTTTTTATTTGTCACACACATGGTCTAAACAACCACCTATGATGCTACTACTACGCAtaatggtaaaaaaaaacgacCCTTACTTGGATGTGCTTCTCCATAGACTTTCTCGCAAAACCCAGGTCTCTCAACACGTGGAAACAGTACCGCCGATTGATCTGCCATTGTTCTCCGTTGATTGAAGCAATACCTttagtaaaaaataaaaacaaaagaccAGAAAAACTAATTTATCTTAACTTTTCCGAGTAATCTAAATCAACAGTGGTGGAAAACACTATCGATCCAAACCTTTTATTCCAAGGTGACGAAATATAAAATCAGTGGGCCGATATAACACATCTGGGTTTGAAAGTCCCTCCTTGATGGAAGTGAGATCGTTCAAAACGAGTACGTCCTTGCAGCCAAGGCGAAGCCTGAAAAGTTTGAATTGTCTTGAAGGATTTGCTTTAGTGTTATCACTAGCAATATTTAAGTTTCGGCTGCATGTGGGTGTAGATGACGATATTTTACTGTAAACGGCCTTTGTTAATTTTTACGGAGCACTTCAAAAAAGGGGAAGCCAGAAAAATGCTTATCCGCAAAGGCCCGATAAACCTTTAAACTGACGTCTGTAGCAGTTACCCACCACAGTATTAATCATGACCAGTTTACATTTCCTAGCATTGATATTAAATtctcaaaaaaatattttgtaatTCATTTGGGCCTATTCTGCCATTATGCATTTTGTCGCATCTTACCGACAGAATATGTGAAACCTCATTTGGTGTAACGGCCTGGCGATGATCACATATTGAGTGATGCCTATATATAATAGTGCATGAGATGTGAAGCTACTTTATAATATATCTCTTGGGCTGTACGATGAGTGGCGTCACCGTCGCTGTTGCCGCTAGTAGCCTAACCAAGCcgttaaaaataagaaaaaaatgcccAGGATCAAGAGGACGTGAACAAGGGCCTTCATTATGGCCGTCCATTATTCTACAAAAAAGGCCCTGAGACAGGCGgcaaattcactgcagcgtgtaccTTACAGGCGTGTGGCGGGTACCTCGCTTCTCCACAGAAAGACCAATAATGGCGTAGGGGGCACTGTCTCTATACGAAAAGTTATCATTTATGACGTATTTGATAACTTGCGAAAACCCAGATGTTCAAACATCGTTGATCTTGCTCCAACACGAAGCTGCACTCGGAATTCGCGTTAGGCCAGTATCGTAGTCATCGGTAATGTTATTGTTATTATcattattaattttattattattattattattattattattattattattattattattattattattattattattattattattattattattattattattattattattattaatgttgttgttgttgttgttgttgttgttgttgttgttgttgttgttgttgttgttgttgttgttgttgttgttgttgttgttgttgttgttgttgttcattgATTTGCGTCTTCGGTATTCCAAAATATCCCAAGAAGCTCAAAATAGGGGGCAAATCCGGTGCTGTATATCTCTACTATAATCGGCCATGCAACAACAATTTGGCGCACGTATTACATCAGCGATCGAGGCTTAAAATAGACACTCGAAAACATGGTGCGGTGGCCCCATACTAATAACGAATCTTTGATATACTTTTCGCTCGTATTGGCTATAAAGTAAAAGTTATATATATAGACCATAGTTACTTTATTATGGGTCCATACTGCTTGCCGAGTTCCTTGAAAGTGACATGATAGGGGCCTTGTAAGAATGGAAGGTAGCCAAGTATGGGCACTCCCCCTGGACCGGGTGCCGTAAGCTTGTTTTTGGGACCCCCGCTTTTCGCACAAAAGCTCCTAATCGTGAGAACTGTGGCAAGGACGATAGCCAACCAAGTAGTTACCAACGGCCAGGCACATCCCCATTCTAGCATCTGGAAGAGATAAGATTTTCTTACAATGAGGCCAGGCTGCTGTTGGCTATATTCCAATTATTACACTCTGTCACGCTGGACCATTTTCACAACAAGCACTGACAAATAAAGGGTTATTCACTTTGTCCACACGCCAACTATTACCTGTAATAATAATGTTGTTGGAGTCACCGTTGTAGGTGTCACCGTCGTGGTTTCTATAAGGTACAGTCACACACACTGGTTGTAGTACATTTATCGCACTGTCTTGACCCTTATAAAGCGAACAGAGCAAAAGCTGAGGGGTACATGTAGGCTTTAACTGATTGGAGCTCGTGAAACAGGGAATGTTTCTGGTGTCATTGTTTCGAGAGGTGGAGTTGTTGTTGCCATGGTTGTCAAAACACTGGTACCAATGTCATTCCCTATTGTGCAGTTTATTATCCTTATAATGTAGCAATTTTTACAGCTAGCGACCAAGGTGAAAATCTTACTGTTGACTTATTCGTGGAGATAGCCATCCACGATAGTGAGACTGCCAGCAGGTTTTATATCTGCGCGTACAATAAAATAATACCAAACAGAGAAAAAACTGCACAGTGAAACATATAACACAAAGcgtatgtagagagagagagagaaagagagatggtgtgaataaaggcagggaggttaaacagaAAGCATATGTCTGgctgtctggtttgctaccctgcactggggaaaggaaaATGGCAGACAGAAAAGTAAGACAAAAAATTAGAGAAAGAGAGCGAAACAGAAGCGAAAACACGCAAATACACTAAAACGTCACAAACGTTCGACGAAGCGGGTCGATCGCAGAAAGTTCAGGAGGGCCTTCGTCGCTTTTTGGCGTGAAGTTCAATCTTTCTGGTAttccaaaattaatttttcggaaagcggctggtcgtcgaggcgtgcAACCACTGCTGACATGGACTGTCTCTGACAGTTGTACTGAGGacactgacacaaaatatgttcAATGGTTTAGTCAGTGCCACAATGCTCACACGCAGTACTGTCTGCTCAtccgatgcggcaagcaaaggcgttcgtaaaagacaccccaagccacatgcgaCAGAGAACGGCTGTCTCAGATCTGGATAACGCAGATGGAATGGATAGTCCTAGATGTGGGTCCAtacggtgaagacgggtgtgtagAAATCCGGGCGTGTTCCACAGATACCTGGTGAGATCGTGCGCGAGCGTATTAATCGTTGCTACTGAGATGCTTCTTCACAGTGGAATGGGATCCATCATGCAATTTTGGTGAGCGTTCTTTGCTGCagcgtcggcatgctcgttatcgatgattccgcagtggccCGGTAACCATTGAAAAGTtactgtgatgagtgaagaaaatgacgacaacgacggaagtgcagGGCAACGCGCGTGTGATTTCGAGCTAACTGTGCGCGTGAGGTAAGCCAATCAGCTGATCACCTGTGGTGGCCCATGGAGGTGGcgtaccacgattgggccacgtgtgaccattacgtggcagtaagcTTTGCGGCTGGGGACGAGCcaaagcagcggcagacggaagacagtgggccgaagcgtcgaacgcaggcgatccaggttccggccagggaacgcggccgtccacgctgctgcgtTAAACtatcagctggggcggcattgccggcacgagtactgcatctcggggcatGGCCTGGCCTGCCGTTtttttccttgccgagggcatcgcggatctcggtgaggcgtctccacggtcagccgttcggcacagcgatgaacgtggcctggctaatggtcacggttgcgccgagcatcgcgtctcggcgcacgctcttcgctggacgggctggccattccccgcatggagcatcgcgtctccgatgcgggttgactgctccgtagtcgcacccatgccgtcaagcgccggtgtcaccagagcgtcgcacatcggcaagtgaGCGCCTTCCACAGCGCCTTTCCACCGCCTCCTGGCCTGCACCTCATCGGCGTCGGTCGTACCGCCGATCTGGCCCTCAGGATTTAGAACGCTTTTACTTAAACAACAATTGGTCATTTGTTTATCAAGCTTAGTTCTCTCTGTCCCATTGTATGTATTTTTTCTGCCTCAGTGTTTTATATGTTTAGTTTCCGTGTTCTGTCATAAACGTCGTGTGTGTTGTTACCATCACGTCGTCTCAAAGTCCATTTCTCctcgcacgacacgcaaaacaagcgttgaCGAACCTTGGCACCGATAAAGAATAAATTTTCATTCCAATataatggcgagcctgccaggtcCTTTCTGTCCTTTCTGTAGTACCTTATGTCCTTTCTGTAGTACTTGCTGATACAATTGTCTTGTTTCCAGAACCAATCAGTCTTGAGGTCTACGTCATAGCTCAGTTCGAATAAGTACAGAGATAGTTTCGAATTGGTGAAAATGCACCCTTTTAGACGCGCTTCTTGATCAATACTGCGGAATGCTCAGTggagtgctgcgagctctgcggctGTCGATGTTCTTTTGTGAGACGTTTGAAATTGGATGGTTTTGGCTCTTGCTGAGAAAATCACAGATCCGGCAGATCCCCTAACATTTGTCGAACCATCCGTATAATGTTTAACGTGGTGTTTATATCCTTCATGCAGCATATTTAGAGTCAGCTGCTTCAAAGCTGGTGTCGAGAGATCCGCCTTTTTGCAAATTCCTGGCACTGTCAAGCGTAGGTTTGGATGGTCTAAATACCAAGGGGGTGTCAGGATAGGTTCCGGAGGAGTGTGGCTTGCTGGAAGACACTCACGGTaactcaatactctcttacagaaggagtcACTCGGTCggtcttctggaagcg
The nucleotide sequence above comes from Rhipicephalus microplus isolate Deutch F79 chromosome 2, USDA_Rmic, whole genome shotgun sequence. Encoded proteins:
- the LOC119179208 gene encoding cytochrome P450 2H2, translating into MSVGSLLNLVSHMLEWGCAWPLVTTWLAIVLATVLTIRSFCAKSGGPKNKLTAPGPGGVPILGYLPFLQGPYHVTFKELGKQYGPIIKLRLGCKDVLVLNDLTSIKEGLSNPDVLYRPTDFIFRHLGIKGIASINGEQWQINRRYCFHVLRDLGFARKSMEKHIQEEVQSFMAVLASGKKEPMLVAHTLASSVANNITALVFGERYELGDPKGRHVERMLSKLLREAHFFSLTDFLPALRYVAAHLPTTQLYAMKSVLQELSRFIRNEVREREGAMEEHLDKDFIDGYLRKIEENKGKDSHFTLSTLVGSTVNFYSAATNTVRSAVLWNLYIAASDPDGQQSRIQSEIDAAIGRKTAPAWEDRRRTPFTMACILEALRWRTTAPLGLQRAAGRDTVICGYHVPAGTMVVANLWGLHNDPAYWPEPSKYDPTRFLKADGTEVDEKPAAFLPFGTGRRQCPGETLALMEVFLYVATTLQRFKVLPEDGQTISLVTAPAVISVANDAQRLRFIPR